From the Rhinoderma darwinii isolate aRhiDar2 chromosome 12, aRhiDar2.hap1, whole genome shotgun sequence genome, one window contains:
- the LOC142665240 gene encoding uncharacterized protein LOC142665240 isoform X1 produces the protein MDLTGYIITQVFLLFIQLDLTKSREVKHAALSSDITFCFKPCKPNNLYKIYHGIVTIYIPCHATYQIPDKFEGRISVKETTGCITLSNVTEKDGGLYTLEHKNGNGKKETYREIMYILHEQVWIHELFRNVTNRTISLTVVCPGEPDTIIWRWGGGDLPDWNWLSGDNRSITVPDDVTGMITVHVSNRVSTDSKNITLIKDLNGKSGHLGRTMFRNMTRVIWGPGGGRPGNQTLSLPRNITSIFLMNFSEITDEPPFGSRIYFGVLGGILVLCMIVALVMVITYRQKRMKRQNIRESVATRRPS, from the exons tgtttCTACTATTTATCCAACTCGATTTGACCAAAAGCCGAGAAGTGAAACACGCAGCTTTGTCTTCGGATATAACGTTTTGTTTTAAGCCATGTAAACCCAATAATCTATATAAGATTTATCATGGAATTGTGACGATCTACATCCCCTGTCATGCTACATACCAAATACCAGATAAATTTGAGGGCAGGATCAGCGTGAAGGAAACCACCGGATGTATCACTCTAAGCAATGTAACCGAGAAAGATGGCGGCCTTTATACTCTGGAACACAAGAACGGCAATGGGAAAAAAGAAACGTATCGCGAGATCATGTACATTCTTCATG AACAAGTCTGGATCCATGAACTATTCCGTAACGTCACTAATAGGACTATATCCCTCACTGTGGTCTGTCCTGGAGAACCGGACACCATCATCTGGAGATGGGGTGGAGGAGACCTGCCTGACTGGAATTGGCTGAGTGGTGATAATCGGTCAATCACAGTCCCTGATGATGTCACCGGGATGATCACGGTTCACGTCTCTAATCGAGTCAGTACGGACAGTAAGAATATTACCCTAATAAAAG ATCTCAATGGAAAATCTGGTCATTTGGGTCGCACAATGTTTCGGAATATGACCAGAGTGATATGGGGCCCAGGTGGAGGACGGCCCGGTAATCAGACGCTCAGTCTCCCGAGAAACATCACTAGCATATTTCTCATGAACTTCTCAG AAATAACAGATGAACCTCCGTTTGGAAGTCGTATATACTTTGGCGTTCTCGGGGGCATATTGGTTCTTTGTATGATTGTGGCACTTGTG atgGTCATAACGTACAGACAAAAGCGGATGAAGAGGCAGAACATCCGAGAATCTGTGGCTACAAGGAGACCTTCATAG
- the LOC142665240 gene encoding uncharacterized protein LOC142665240 isoform X2 has product MDLTGYIITQVFLLFIQLDLTKSREVKHAALSSDITFCFKPCKPNNLYKIYHGIVTIYIPCHATYQIPDKFEGRISVKETTGCITLSNVTEKDGGLYTLEHKNGNGKKETYREIMYILHEQVWIHELFRNVTNRTISLTVVCPGEPDTIIWRWGGGDLPDWNWLSGDNRSITVPDDVTGMITVHVSNRVSTDSKNITLIKDLNGKSGHLGRTMFRNMTRVIWGPGGGRPGNQTLSLPRNITSIFLMNFSAVPSLMITNNR; this is encoded by the exons tgtttCTACTATTTATCCAACTCGATTTGACCAAAAGCCGAGAAGTGAAACACGCAGCTTTGTCTTCGGATATAACGTTTTGTTTTAAGCCATGTAAACCCAATAATCTATATAAGATTTATCATGGAATTGTGACGATCTACATCCCCTGTCATGCTACATACCAAATACCAGATAAATTTGAGGGCAGGATCAGCGTGAAGGAAACCACCGGATGTATCACTCTAAGCAATGTAACCGAGAAAGATGGCGGCCTTTATACTCTGGAACACAAGAACGGCAATGGGAAAAAAGAAACGTATCGCGAGATCATGTACATTCTTCATG AACAAGTCTGGATCCATGAACTATTCCGTAACGTCACTAATAGGACTATATCCCTCACTGTGGTCTGTCCTGGAGAACCGGACACCATCATCTGGAGATGGGGTGGAGGAGACCTGCCTGACTGGAATTGGCTGAGTGGTGATAATCGGTCAATCACAGTCCCTGATGATGTCACCGGGATGATCACGGTTCACGTCTCTAATCGAGTCAGTACGGACAGTAAGAATATTACCCTAATAAAAG ATCTCAATGGAAAATCTGGTCATTTGGGTCGCACAATGTTTCGGAATATGACCAGAGTGATATGGGGCCCAGGTGGAGGACGGCCCGGTAATCAGACGCTCAGTCTCCCGAGAAACATCACTAGCATATTTCTCATGAACTTCTCAG CTGTTCCTTCACTGATGATCAC AAATAACAGATGA